In the genome of Bicyclus anynana chromosome 23, ilBicAnyn1.1, whole genome shotgun sequence, one region contains:
- the LOC112053723 gene encoding alpha-(1,3)-fucosyltransferase C-like: MGQSNLLECQKERLSTDLKYILIWKPARASKKKVPFLKHTELPDGQRVFIRQKCNYINCYITHDKDILKGNNQRLDAVVFNVRDIVKSQPKNIDLQRSPEQKYVFHSLDSSEKYPVCDSFFDNFFNWTWTYKLDSDIPQPLMNIYNDKKEWIGPKFNMSWLPKMIRRDQFNKKSFSKTKAVAWLIPRCKTKAKYQDFISEFRRELKTYNYTLDTYGPCGSKKCPNGSIPKCLGLIEKKYFFQLVLEDTFAEDYVSERMVQALSYIVVPIVLGMSDYTNFLPPGSFVNAQSFDIKKLGSIVDYLIHNPSTYYYFFDWKNHYYYTSRPRSQICELCTKLNENFTTSSPSMYRKFRKWWNPDFRDSCQEMSVNNILFKND; the protein is encoded by the exons GGTCAAAGTAATCTATTGGAATGCCAAAAGGAGAGATTATCAACagatttgaaatatattttgatttggAAACCAGCGCGTGCATCGAAAAAGAAAGTCCCATTTCTAAAACACACAGAACTACCTGATGGACAAAGAGTATTTATCAGACAGAAATgcaattatataaattgttacATTACCCAcgataaagatattttaaaaggtaacaaCCAGCGTTTAGACGCAGTAGTTTTCAATGTACGTGATATAGTTAAATCTCAACCAAAGAATATAGATTTGCAAAGATCACCAGAACAGAAATACGTATTCCATTCTTTGGACTCTTCAGAAAAGTATCCAGTTTGTGATTCGTTTTTTGACAATTTCTTCAATTGGACCTGGACTTATAAACTCGACTCTGATATCCCACAACCTTTGATGAATATATACAATGACAAAAAAGAATGGATTGGACCAAAATTTAATATGTCGTGGCTACCAAAGATGATTAGACGTGACCAATTTAACAAGAAATCGTTTAGTAAAACCAAAGCGGTAGCATGGTTGATACCACGATGTAAAACTAAAGCGAAGTATCAAGATTTTATTTCTGAATTTAGACGTGAATTAAAAACGTATAACTATACATTAGACACATACGGTCCATGTGGGAGTAAAAAGTGTCCAAATGGAAGTATTCCAAAATGCTTAGGATTGATTGAAAAGAAATACTTTTTCCAATTAGTCCTGGAAGACACGTTCGCTGAAGATTATGTTTCGGAGAGAATGGTTCAAGCTTTGTCATATATCGTTGTACCAATTGTATTAGGAATGTCCGATTACACAAA ctttctacctccCGGATCGTTCGTTAACGCACAATCTTTCGACATAAAAAAGCTTGGATCTATCGTCGACTACCTAATTCATAATCCCAGCACATATTACTATTTTTTCGATtggaaaaatcattattattacacaTCGCGTCCTAGATCTCAAATCTGTGAGTTGTGTACTAAATTAAATGAGAATTTTACCACTAGCTCTCCGAGTATGTATAGAAAATTTCGAAAATGGTGGAACCCTGACTTCAGAGACTCCTGCCAAGAGATGAGCGTGAACaacatattgtttaaaaatgattaa